A window of Microbacterium hominis genomic DNA:
GCGTGAAACCTGAGAGCCCTAGACTACGACGCCATGCGGCTGACCACGGTCTCCCAGATGACGCTGCCCGAAGGCGTCGTCCGCAGCCTCGAGATGCGCGCCGACGTGCTCGAGGACGCGGTGCTGCCCATTTCCTTCGACCAGCGCCGTCACGTCGGGGCGGGCGACCGGCCGGGATCGTGGATGGCGATCGCCTTCCGCCTGCCGGAGCAGGCGGCCCGCAGCGAGATCGCCGAGGCCTGGGCCGCCGCCGTCACGCGCCACGCGGCGCTGCGCACGGTGTTCGACCGCGACGCCGCGGGCGAGCTGCGGCTGCGCGAAGCCCGGGTCGAGGTCGCCGGCTGGCGTCTGCACGACGACGCCGTCGGGGCGCACCCGCGGGAGGTGCTGGCGGGGCTCTTCGACGCGCGCTGCCGCCCGTTCGCCGCGCCCTCCCACCTGCTGTGCCTGGTGGAGCCCCACGACGCCTCGGCCGATCCCGACCCCCGCCCGATCGCGGTGATCGCGTCGGACCACTCCCACGTGGACATGTGGTCGCTGCTCGTGCTCGCCCGCGACCTGGAGGCCGGCATCCAGGATCTGCACGACGGTCGCGGGCCCGAGACCGCGCCCGCGCCCGCCTTCGCCGACCACACCCGGCTGCTGGCCGCGCAGCCTCCCGCCCCCGCGGCCGTCGCCGCGCGCTGGGCGGAGGTGCTCGACGCGGGCGGCGGCGCCATGCCCCGGTTCCCGCTCCCCCTCGGCGACCCGGCGCGCACCGCGCGCGCCGTCGTGGGCGTCGACGACATCCTCGACGCCGACGGGCTCGCCGCGCTCACCGCCCGCGCGGCCCGGAGCGGCGTGCGGGTGACCGCGCTGGCGATGTCGGCGCTGGCCGATGCCACCCTCGCCCTCTCCGGCGCGCCGCTGCGCGCGGTGTTCCCCGTGCACAGCCGCCACGGCGGCCGCTGGG
This region includes:
- a CDS encoding condensation domain-containing protein, whose product is MRLTTVSQMTLPEGVVRSLEMRADVLEDAVLPISFDQRRHVGAGDRPGSWMAIAFRLPEQAARSEIAEAWAAAVTRHAALRTVFDRDAAGELRLREARVEVAGWRLHDDAVGAHPREVLAGLFDARCRPFAAPSHLLCLVEPHDASADPDPRPIAVIASDHSHVDMWSLLVLARDLEAGIQDLHDGRGPETAPAPAFADHTRLLAAQPPAPAAVAARWAEVLDAGGGAMPRFPLPLGDPARTARAVVGVDDILDADGLAALTARAARSGVRVTALAMSALADATLALSGAPLRAVFPVHSRHGGRWDDAVGWFITNSVLELGDPDPHACAAALRDAIRLGSYPLAPLLAPYGGMVEPHGMFALSWLDTRRMPVGVDAGFDVQYVSATVSTDGVMVWFIVNDDGLHVRWRHPDTQAARTNVRAWVDAVADRLGGLRPGGPAPASAPIALRGGTTG